The uncultured Desulfovibrio sp. genomic interval CTATATGCCGCACATCCTGCGATCCCTTGCCGAGATATGCGAGACCTTCGGTGTGGGGGAGGGCGTGGTCAAGCAGTGGGTGGCGGCCGGTGCGCCCATTGTCGTGGAAGGCAGCGGATCACGGGTACGCTACAGCGCGGAAATGGCGGACTTGCAGGACTGGCGGCTGAGACGATCTCATGCCTGTGCCACTGCTCCCGCCGAGGCATGGGGGACGATGCGGCAAAGCTCCGCCTGTCGGGAAGATTCCACCACGGAGACGTCATAGGCGCTTTGCAGGTTGCACCAGAAGGAAGCGCTGGTTCCGAAATAGCGGGCAAGGCGAGCCGCCGTATCTGCGCTGATGCCGCGACGCTGGTGGACGATATCCGCGATGCGCGTCGGCGGGACGCCAAGGGCCAGT includes:
- a CDS encoding HigA family addiction module antitoxin codes for the protein MRVRTHPGDVLLEEFLIPLHISPHALALALGVPPTRIADIVHQRRGISADTAARLARYFGTSASFWCNLQSAYDVSVVESSRQAELCRIVPHASAGAVAQA